One Solanum lycopersicum chromosome 2, SLM_r2.1 genomic region harbors:
- the LOC101256821 gene encoding zinc finger protein CONSTANS-LIKE 16 — protein MHMSDAGCRSKNGKSKSRNKVKRRKPKFLSLSVELSEKKPQKSDDRMVSSSNGSTHDHQQLNLFPLHPENLLDDKDSTSTAQDDNVALFFAGAENSATTLNEVLVSSKDEIDSNISTSVPNYMAVSSSEASLTFADTYRGQEGELVRTALRNKERENREEEKWVVYSDVVDLDQHSESTRKDEEVSSCPWNKRQQQLSLKLDYDEILNAWSDKGPLYLQSQSPQIVPDIHDDFLAFDMPFSINGQLMSSSSVVHRVPEVIGNEQREVEDEEMKAGRREASVMRYKEKRQNRLFSKTIRYQVRKLNAEKRPRVKGRFVKRD, from the exons GTGAAGCGCAGAAAACCAAAGTTCCTGAGCCTAAGTGTGGAGCTATCAGAGAAAAAACCCCAGAAGTCAGATGATAGGATGGTTTCATCATCCAACGGTAGCACACATGATCATCAACAGCTCAATCTGTTCCCACTGCACCCAGAAAATTTATTAGATGATAAAGACAGTACTAGTACTGCCCAAGATGACAACGTAGCTCTCTTCTTTGCTGGCGCTGAAAACAGCGCCACTACACTCAACGAAGTTCTTGTTTCTTCAAAGGATGAAATTGACAGCAACATAAGTACTAGCGTTCCCAATTACATGGCAGTTTCGTCATCGGAGGCCAGCCTCACATTTGCCGACACTTACAG ggGACAAGAAGGTGAGCTTGTACGGACGGCTCTGAggaacaaagagagggaaaaCAGGGAAGAAGAGAAATGGGTTGTTTACTCAGACGTTGTTGATTTGGATCAACATAGTGAGAGTACGAGGAAGGATGAAGAAGTAAGTAGTTGTCCGTGGAACAAACGGCAACAACAATTGTCACTAAAGCTTGATTATGACGAAATATTGAATGCTTGGTCCGATAAAGGTCCACTTTACCTTCAGTCCCAGTCCCCCCAGATTGTTCCAGACATCCATGACGATTTCCTCGCCTTCGACATGCCTTTTTCGATAAAT GGGCAACTGATGAGTAGCAGTTCAGTTGTGCATAGAGTGCCAGAAGTAATTGGAAATGAACAAAGAGAAGTAGAGGATGAGGAGATGAAGGCGGGACGAAGAGAGGCGAGTGTAATGAGGTACAAAGAGAAGAGACAGAACAGACTCTTTTCTAAAACTATCCGATATCAAGTTCGCAAGCTCAACGCTGAAAAACGCCCTCGCGTTAAG GGGAGATTTGTTAAGAGGGATTGA
- the LOC101255644 gene encoding uncharacterized membrane protein At3g27390, whose protein sequence is MEPPRGVFDSVWNFIRFLPYFISLLILGVLKGVIVFPIVLIILTVGNCSLILGLWPVHLFYTFYCIWSTKQLGPALKFLVGICALVILYLWPFIGIATSIIGGAAYGFLSPVFATFQAVDGRATNAFYHSIYDGTWDTVKGSLTIVRDLKDVLYHSYFSIMDDFRLQEPPDGKCYEIRVLYIPLALLAVELGLVVDMPMIMLIAACKFPYMLVKGWRRLFQDCIGREGPFLESICVPFAGLAILLWPLAVIAAFFGSILASVPLGAYAGVVVYQECSLWAGLCYIVASLSIYDEYSNDVLDMPEGSCFPRPQYRKKTASSTNSRADSLSRPDSFRNPPSSTNAINVPILELKPLELLDGLFKGCQRHGEIMVSQGVITQKDIEDAKSSKDSGQVISIGLPAYCILQTLIHSAKANSAGILLNDDTTEITSTNRPRDTFAEWFFNPLLIIKDQIKAGNLSDSDEEYLGKLVLLSGDPERLRDLNIGSPPESELRRAEFEALARRLRGITKSISRFPTFKRRFESSIKVILEELAKKNGDSRKSEDAGRTPRSKSMFVRMFSEKSFKNRNGKSDQEAQLVDTDRDVEIQ, encoded by the exons ATGGAACCTCCAAGGGGGGTTTTTGATTCGGTGTGGAACTTCATTCGTTTCTTACCTTACTTCATTAGCCTGCTTATTTTGGGTGTCTTGAAag GTGTCATTGTGTTCCCTATCGTCCTTATTATACTCACTGTCGGAAACTGTTCCCTTATTTTGGGTCTTTGGCCAGTGCACCTGTTCTATACATTTTACTGTATATGGAG CACAAAGCAACTAGGTCCagctttaaaatttttagtagGCATATGTGCccttgttattttatatttatggcCCTTCATTGGAATTGCAACTAGCATTATTGGCGGGGCTGCTTATGGCTTCCTTTCACCAGTGTTTGCCACTTTCCAAGCAGTGGATGGAAGGGCGACTAATGCCTTCTATCAcagtatatat GATGGGACCTGGGACACAGTGAAAGGAAGCTTGACCATTGTTAGGGATTTGAAGGATGTCTTATACCATTCCTATTTCTCAATCATGGATGATTTCCGACTTCAAGAACCTCCTGATGGAAAATGCTACGAGATCAG GGTGCTTTATATTCCTTTGGCGCTATTAGCTGTGGAACTAGGACTCGTGGTTGATATGCCAATGATCATGCTAATTGCTGCTTGCAAATTCCCTTACATGCTTGTAAAGGGGTGGCGTCGTTTATTTCAAGATTGTATAGGCCGAGAAGGGCCTTTTCTAGAGTCAATCTGTGTACCATTTGCTGGCCTTGCTATCTTACTCTGGCCATTGGCTGTTATTGCTGCATTCTTTGGATCAATATTAGCAAGTGTCCCTCTAGGCGCTTATGCAGGAGTAGTTGTATATCAG GAGTGTTCTCTTTGGGCAGGGCTTTGCTATATCGTTGCTTCCTTGTCCATATATGATGAATATAGCAATGATGTGCTAGACATGCCAGAAGGGTCCTGCTTTCCTAG GCCTCAGTACAGAAAGAAGACTGCATCAAGTACCAACTCCCGTGCAGATTCTTTATCAAGGCCTGATTCTTTCAGAAATCCACCATCTAGTACAAACGCCATCAATGTCCCCATACTCGAGTTGAAGCCCCTCGAG CTTCTTGATGGCTTATTCAAGGGCTGTCAACGTCATGGCGAAATCATGGTATCTCAAGGAGTAATTACACAAAAAGACATTGAAGATGCCAAATCTAGTAAAGACAGTGGTCAAGTCATTAGCATTGGTTTGCCTGCCTATTGCATCCTTCAGACCCTTATACATTCTGCTAAAGCCAACAGTGCTGGTATTTTGTTAA ATGATGACACCACTGAAATAACTAGCACAAACAGGCCTAGAGATACCTTCGCGGAGTGGTTTTTCAATCCACTCTTGATCATCAAAGACCAGATCAAAGCCGGAAATCTTTCTGACAGCGACGAGGAGTACCTTGGCAAATTGGTTTTGTTGAGTGGTGATCCAGAGAGGTTGAGGGACCTAAATATTGGATCACCACCTGAATCTGAACTGAGGCGAGCTGAGTTTGAGGCGTTAGCTCGAAG GCTACGAGGCATCACCAAATCTATATCAAGATTTCCAACATTCAAGCGCCGCTTTGAGAGTAGCATCAAGGTTATCTTAGAAGAACTGGCCAAGAAGAATGGTGATAGTAGAAAATCAGAAGATGCTGGAAGAACTCCCAGGTCAAAAAGCATGTTTGTTCGTATGTTTAGCGAGAAATCTTTCAAGAATAGAAATGGCAAGAGTGATCAAGAGGCTCAACTGGTAGATACTGATAGAGATGTTGAAATTCAATGA
- the LOC101256235 gene encoding BAG family molecular chaperone regulator 3, whose product MIKLRCKKFFRSNSKVASSNAVVADTKLGGEIKWELRPGGMLVQKRECAENDGDSIITLRVSTVTQWHHISIQPTSSFGELKMVLAMVTGLEPNEQRLLYKGKEREDCEYLHMVGVKDKDKVLLFQDPSIKERKLATNGHVQDIGSTYHTICV is encoded by the exons ATGATCAAGTTGAGATGCAAAAAGTTCTTCAGAAGCAACTCAAAGGTTGCAAGTAGTAATGCCGTCGTAGCAGATACCAAATTAGGTGGTGAAATAAAATGGGAATTACGTCCAGGAGGTATGTTGGTACAAAAGAGAGAATGTGCAGAGAATGATGGAGATTCAATTATCACACTTAGAGTCTCTACTGTAACTCAATGGCATCACATTTCTATACAACCAACTTCATCTTTTG GAGAATTAAAGATGGTATTGGCAATGGTAACTGGTTTAGAACCAAATGAGCAAAGACTATTATACAAAGGGAAAGAAAGAGAGGATTGTGAATACTTGCACATGGTGGGGGTGAAAGACAAAGACAAAGTGTTACTCTTTCAAGATCCATCTATCAAAGAGAGGAAACTTGCAACAAATGGACATGTCCAAGATATAGGATCCACTTACCACACCATTTGTGTCTAA
- the LOC101256536 gene encoding 18.1 kDa class I heat shock protein gives MCSLLRSSDPIVGMMNMCPVLSTPIDWKETSQAHCFFVDLPGLSKEDVKVEVDNGRVVKISGKWKAEEEIGDENEKKNLWHRVERNRGDFCRKFRLPKNIMADRLEASMENGVLVLTVPKQQLKKPFSKVIEIEEK, from the exons ATGTGCAGCTTATTGAGGAGCAGTGATCCAATTGTTGGGATGATGAATATGTGTCCTGTTTTGAGTACTCCAATTGACTGGAAAGAAACATCTCAAGCTCACTGCTTCTTCGTCGATCTTCCAG GGCTCAGCAAAGAGGATGTGAAAGTGGAAGTGGACAATGGAAGAGTAGTGAAAATTAGTGGTAAGTGGaaagcagaagaagaaattggagatgaaaatgagaagaagaaTTTATGGCATAGAGTGGAACGTAATAGGGGTGATTTCTGCAGGAAGTTTAGGCTTCCAAAAAATATAATGGCAGATCGACTCGAGGCATCCATGGAAAATGGTGTCCTTGTTCTCACCGTACCTAAACAACAACTCAAAAAACCCTTCTCCAAAGtaattgaaattgaagaaaaataa
- the LOC101255938 gene encoding protein LOW PHOTOSYNTHETIC EFFICIENCY 1, chloroplastic produces the protein MPYLNVWSSRTNCLISEQDLASSSTSVFTWRRTESCVLAYSLSHNFTSDHVSIRNKPKFRNQDFCLRTESVPFRPQKKDSFGPSCALAQASGEKDIDCDIVKQNSLSFTSGEGGVEGFTCVQLEEKGDLTNNVEYDDVVSEEDEAGIVKGEKVDVRALAQSLHFVKTADEVDEVLKDKVELPLQVYSSMIRGFGKDKKLNSAMALVEWLRRRRGKDNIGSISLNVFIYNSLLGAIKEAGKYDFVDKVMDDMVSEGVQPNVVTYNTLMRTYIEQGRELEALKLFREMPKKGLTPSPASYSTALFAYRRLEDGFGAITFFVETRERYQNGEIGNIEEENWEDEFAKLENFIVRICYQVMRQWLVKGENANTNVLKLLTDMDRARLQLSRAEYERLVWACTREEHYVVAKELYNRIRERDTDISLSVCNHIIWLMGKAKKWWAALEIYEDLLDKGPQPNNMSYELIVSHFNILLSAARKRGIWRWGVRLLNKMEEKGLKPSSREWNAVLVACSKASETSAAVQIFRRMVEKGEKPTVISYGALLSALEKGKLYDEALQVWKHMIKVGIEPNLYAYTIMASIYTAQGKFNIVDSIIKEMVTTGVEPTVVTFNAIISGCARNGMESVAYEWFQRMKTQNITPNEVSYEVLIEALANDGKPRLAYELYVRALTEGLSLSTKAYDAVISSTQAYGASIDLSILGPRPPEKKKRVQIRKSLSEFCHIADVPRRSRPFDREEIFTAQTKGT, from the coding sequence ATGCCTTATCTAAATGTCTGGTCTTCAAGAACAAACTGCCTTATCTCTGAACAAGACTTGGCTTCATCTTCTACTTCAGTTTTTACCTGGCGGAGAACTGAAAGTTGTGTCCTTGCATACTCTCTCTCACATAATTTTACCTCTGATCATGTATCTATAAGGAATAAGCCTAAGTTTAGAAATCAAGATTTCTGTTTGAGAACAGAATCCGTTCCTTTTCGCCCCCAAAAGAAGGATTCTTTTGGCCCATCTTGTGCTTTGGCACAAGCCTCTGGAGAGAAAGATATTGATTGTGATATAGTAAAACAAAATTCACTATCTTTCACTAGTGGGGAGGGTGGGGTTGAGGGTTTCACTTGTGTTCAATTGGAAGAAAAGGGGGACTTAACTAATAATGTTGAGTATGATGATGTTGTAAGTGAGGAGGATGAGGCAGGGATAGTGAAAGGTGAGAAGGTGGACGTTCGAGCTCTGGCACAGAGCTTGCACTTTGTCAAAACTGCAGATGAGGTAGATGAAGTTCTTAAGGATAAGGTTGAATTGCCCCTTCAAGTTTACTCATCTATGATTAGAGGTTTTGGTAAAGATAAGAAACTGAACTCTGCTATGGCACTTGTCGAGTGGTTAAGGAGGAGGAGGGGCAAGGACAATATTGGCTCTATTAGCTTAAATGTGTTCATTTATAACAGTCTTTTAGGTGCCATAAAAGAGGCGGGGAAGTATGATTTTGTTGATAAAGTCATGGATGATATGGTTTCAGAAGGAGTGCAGCCTAATGTTGTGACGTACAATACTTTAATGAGAACTTATATAGAACAAGGTCGGGAACTTGAAGCTCTCAAACTTTTCAGGGAGATGCCAAAGAAGGGACTCACTCCTAGTCCTGCATCCTATTCCACTGCCTTGTTTGCTTATCGGAGACTTGAAGATGGATTTGGTGCTATAACTTTCTTTGTCGAGACACGAGAGAGATATCAAAATGGTGAAATAGGAAATATTGAGGAAGAAAACTGGGAGGATGAATTTGCCAAGCTTGAGAATTTCATAGTTCGAATTTGCTACCAGGTGATGCGGCAGTGGCTGGTAAAGGGTGAAAATGCAAACACCAATGTTCTGAAACTACTAACGGATATGGATAGGGCTAGGCTCCAACTAAGTCGTGCAGAATATGAACGTCTGGTGTGGGCCTGTACTCGTGAAGAACATTATGTTGTAGCAAAAGAACTGTATAATAGGATAAGAGAGAGGGATACAGATATTAGCCTATCCGTTTGCAACCATATTATTTGGTTGATGGGTAAGGCGAAAAAATGGTGGGCAGCTCTTGAAATTTATGAGGATTTGTTGGATAAGGGGCCTCAACCAAACAACATGTCATATGAACTGATAGTTTCTCATTTTAACATACTGCTGAGTGCAGCCAGAAAGAGAGGTATTTGGCGATGGGGTGTTAGGTTGCTGAATAAAATGGAAGAGAAGGGGCTTAAACCAAGCAGTAGGGAATGGAATGCCGTTCTTGTTGCCTGTTCCAAGGCTTCAGAAACATCTGCTGCAGTGCAGATATTTAGGAGAATGGTAGAGAAAGGTGAAAAACCTACAGTTATATCCTATGGAGCGTTGCTCAGTGCTCTAGAAAAAGGCAAGCTCTATGATGAAGCTCTTCAGGTTTGGAAACATATGATCAAAGTGGGGATCGAGCCAAATTTGTATGCCTATACTATTATGGCATCAATTTACACTGCTCAAGGGAAATTTAACATAGTTGATTCTATCATCAAGGAGATGGTTACTACTGGAGTTGAGCCTACAGTTGTTACATTCAACGCTATTATTAGTGGATGTGCTCGGAATGGTATGGAAAGTGTTGCATACGAGTGGTTTCAGCGTATGAAAACTCAAAACATAACCCCGAATGAGGTAAGCTATGAAGTGCTAATTGAGGCTCTTGCCAATGATGGCAAGCCGAGGCTAGCATATGAGTTGTATGTGAGAGCTCTAACTGAAGGCCTGAGTCTTTCTACAAAGGCTTATGATGCAGTCATCTCATCTACACAGGCATATGGTGCAAGTATTGATCTAAGCATTCTTGGCCCCCGCCCACCAGAAAAAAAGAAACGAGTGCAAATCAGGAAAAGTTTGTCTGAATTCTGTCATATAGCCGATGTTCCCAGAAGAAGCAGGCCCTTTGACAGGGAAGAAATTTTTACTGCTCAGACAAAAGGAACATGA